Sequence from the Microbacterium dextranolyticum genome:
TCGTCCCCGTCGGCATGGACTCGCAGGTATGGGCCTGGACCGGAAGCGCCGCCCCCGGTGTCTACCCGTGGACCAGCGACAAGATCACCGAGCTCGGTGGCGCGAACCCCGTGATCTTCGGCACCACCGACGGCATCGACTTCGAGAAGATCGCCGACACGAAGCCGAATGTGATCCTCGCGGCGCAGTCAGGTCTGACGGCAGCGGACTACTCGACCTTGAGCGCGATCGCTCCGGTCGTCGCCTACCCGGGTGTGCCGTGGTTCACCCCCTGGCGCGACCAGATCACCCTGAACGCCAAGGCCCTCGGGCTCGCGTCCCAAGGCGATGCACTGATTTCCGATCTCGACACGCAGATCGCGGATGCCACGGCAGGCTCCGGATTCGCCGGGAAGACCGCGGCCTTCTTCTACGCGAGTTCCTCCGACCTCTCCAAGGTGTCGCTCTACACGGGCGGCGATCCTCGCACCGCCTTCCTGCACGACCTCGGGTTCGGCCTTCCGAAGGTCGCGGCGGACGCCGCGGCGAAGGGGACGTTCTACCTCGACTTCAGCGCAGAGAACGCCGACCAGCTGGCCGATGTCGATGTCATCGTGGCCTACGGCGACGCCGGTCTCCTGCCGGCGCTGCAGGCAGACCCGCTGTGGAGCACCCTCCCGGCGGTCAAGAACGGGGCCGTGCTCGCCGTCGGCCAGGGCGACGCGTTCAGCGCCGCGGTGACACCCACGCCGCTGTCCATCCCCTGGGTGCTCAAGGACTACGTCGCGAAGCTCGAAGACGTGGCCGCGAAGGTGAAGTGACGTCGGCCACCACGACGCCGCGCCGCGCGCTCTCCTCTGCGGGGGGCGCGCGGCGGCGCGTCGCCTGCCTCGCGATCGGCGTCGCACTCGTGGTGGCGTCGATCGTCGCGTCGCTCTCGTTCGGATCCCGAGCCGTCGACGCAGCGCAGACCGTCGACGGCATCTCGGCGTGGCTCCGCGGCGAGACGCCCACCGACATCGGCGCCCTCGCCGTGCAGAGCCGTGTTCCGCGTACCGTGCTCGCTCTCCTCGCCGGGGCGGCCCTGGCTCTCTCCGGCGCGCTGATGCAGGCGATCACCCGCAACCCGCTGGCGGACCCCGGCATCCTCGGGGTGAACACGGGAGCAGCACTGGCCGTCGTGATCGGCATCGCGTTCTTCGGGATCTCCGGCGCGCTCGGCTACCTCGCCATGGCGCTCGTCGGAGCATTCGCGGCGGCGCTCTTCGTGTACTTCGTGGGGTCCGTGGGCCCCGGCGGTACAGCCCCGATCAAGCTCGCCCTGGCGGGCGCGGCGACGACGGCGGCCCTCTCGTCGCTCGTCGCGGCCATCCTGCTGCCCCGCCAGGCGGTCATGGAGGAGTTCCGATACTGGCAGGTGGGCAACGTCGCTCGTGCCGACTGGGCAACGATGGCGATCATCGTTCCCGTGCTGGTCGTCGGCGGGCTCATCGCCTTCCTCTGTGCGTCGTCGCTGAACGCTCTCGCGTTGGGGGATGACGTCGCCGTCGGCCTCGGCGTTCACGTCGGGCGCGTGCGTGTCGTCGCCGCACTGGCGGGTGTCGCGCTCTGCGCCGCCGTCACGTCCGTCGCGGGGCCGACCGGCTTCGTCGGTCTGATGGTGCCTCACGCGGTGCGCCTCGCGTCCGGCCCGGATCAGCGGTGGCTTCTGCCGCTGTCGGCGCTCGGCGGAGCCGTCCTGCTGACCGCCGCCGACACGATCGGCCGCGTGCTCGGGTCGCCCGGCGAGGTCGAGGCGGGTATCGTCACCGCATTCCTGGGTGCACCGGTCCTCATCGCCATCGCTCGTCGAACGCGGATGAAGGCACTGTGATGGGCGTCGCCGCCGCACCGCCCGTCCGATCGTCCGCTCCGGCATCCGATGCGGCATCGACCGCGCTCGATCGCGTCCGCACGGGTCGCGCCCGGCGCGCGCGACGCCGCATCATCGCCCTGTCGACGATGGCCGTCGTCATCGCCACGCTCTTCGTCGCGATGCTGATGCTCGGCAACACCATCTATCCGCTGTCCGATGTCGTCGGGGTGCTCCTCGGGCAGCAGGTGCCCGGGGCATCCTTCACGGTGGGAACCCTGCGCCTCCCCCGCGCCGTGACCGCGGTCCTCGCCGGCGTGGCCTTCGGCGTGGCGGGCTCGACGTTCCAGACGATGCTGCGCAATCCGCTCGCGAGTCCCGACGTCATCGGGATCACGTCCGGCGCGAGTGCGGCGGCGATCCTGTCGCTGGTGATCCTGCACTGGTCGAGTGGAGCGACCATGGCTCTGGCTCTCACAGCGGGCATCGCCACCGCTCTCGTGATCTATCTCGCCGCTCGCGGCGGCGAATCCACCGGAGGCAGGCTCATCCTCATCGGCATCGGCGTGGGCGCGATGCTCGACGCCGTCGTGGCATACCTGCTGCTGCGCGCGGCCGTCTGGGACCTCTCGGCGGCCGCCCGGTGGATGACCGGCAGCCTCAACGGCGCGCGGATGGAAGACGTGCCTCCCCTCGCGATCGCGGTCGTGGTCCTGGTCCCCGTCGTCCTGCTGCTCTCGCGGGATCTCG
This genomic interval carries:
- a CDS encoding FecCD family ABC transporter permease yields the protein MTSATTTPRRALSSAGGARRRVACLAIGVALVVASIVASLSFGSRAVDAAQTVDGISAWLRGETPTDIGALAVQSRVPRTVLALLAGAALALSGALMQAITRNPLADPGILGVNTGAALAVVIGIAFFGISGALGYLAMALVGAFAAALFVYFVGSVGPGGTAPIKLALAGAATTAALSSLVAAILLPRQAVMEEFRYWQVGNVARADWATMAIIVPVLVVGGLIAFLCASSLNALALGDDVAVGLGVHVGRVRVVAALAGVALCAAVTSVAGPTGFVGLMVPHAVRLASGPDQRWLLPLSALGGAVLLTAADTIGRVLGSPGEVEAGIVTAFLGAPVLIAIARRTRMKAL
- a CDS encoding FecCD family ABC transporter permease — protein: MGVAAAPPVRSSAPASDAASTALDRVRTGRARRARRRIIALSTMAVVIATLFVAMLMLGNTIYPLSDVVGVLLGQQVPGASFTVGTLRLPRAVTAVLAGVAFGVAGSTFQTMLRNPLASPDVIGITSGASAAAILSLVILHWSSGATMALALTAGIATALVIYLAARGGESTGGRLILIGIGVGAMLDAVVAYLLLRAAVWDLSAAARWMTGSLNGARMEDVPPLAIAVVVLVPVVLLLSRDLGALSLGDASATALGVRVDRTRVILVLAAVGLACVATATTGPIAFVAFLAGPIATRLVGAGSSIVLPAALTGACLVLAADLLGQFAFDTKFPVGVVTGVLGAPYLLYLLIRTNRRGGSS
- a CDS encoding iron-siderophore ABC transporter substrate-binding protein, whose amino-acid sequence is MPRIRLAAAALAAAGALLLSGCAGAASPDASANGTAADGAFPVTITHALGETTIAAKPERVATISWGNQDVALALGVVPVGMDSQVWAWTGSAAPGVYPWTSDKITELGGANPVIFGTTDGIDFEKIADTKPNVILAAQSGLTAADYSTLSAIAPVVAYPGVPWFTPWRDQITLNAKALGLASQGDALISDLDTQIADATAGSGFAGKTAAFFYASSSDLSKVSLYTGGDPRTAFLHDLGFGLPKVAADAAAKGTFYLDFSAENADQLADVDVIVAYGDAGLLPALQADPLWSTLPAVKNGAVLAVGQGDAFSAAVTPTPLSIPWVLKDYVAKLEDVAAKVK